One Streptomyces sp. NBC_00554 DNA segment encodes these proteins:
- a CDS encoding DUF5937 family protein, whose amino-acid sequence MSVHIDITGLRREDIAVVPSPLAELGMALHALSEPGHHPGLQGWATGVTARLEPDLADRMCEAEFLWRTTFSDLFLPAAGIPGGTTLPGATLAEDLDLLDKLTDEQFVDAALEFTCALAYDSHGPDALSDPEVRRRAVDLAASRGPQQVQFTMRLLDDPPSVRAWLRRFLEDCDEAFFAEAWSRLRHQLAADGRHKTDLLRHKNLAAALASVSPALALDEAAGRLTVDKLSEGRTVTADGGLLLVPTSLGWPHLLVLHRYRWQPVLHYPISSPELAAPPSVEQLTLRMTALSHPVRMRICRHLARSAYTTGELAQVHGMSAPEISRHLSVLKKAGLITTRRRGRYVLHQLDVTVVARLGSDFLEGILR is encoded by the coding sequence ATGAGCGTGCACATCGACATCACCGGGCTGCGGCGGGAGGACATCGCCGTCGTGCCGTCGCCGCTGGCCGAGCTCGGGATGGCGCTGCACGCCCTGTCCGAGCCGGGGCACCATCCCGGGCTGCAGGGCTGGGCGACGGGGGTGACCGCACGGCTCGAGCCCGATCTCGCGGACCGGATGTGCGAGGCGGAATTCCTGTGGCGGACGACGTTCTCGGACCTGTTCCTGCCCGCCGCGGGGATTCCGGGCGGGACCACGCTGCCGGGCGCGACGCTCGCCGAGGACCTGGATCTGCTGGACAAGCTGACGGACGAGCAGTTCGTGGACGCCGCCCTGGAGTTCACATGTGCGCTGGCGTACGACTCGCACGGACCCGACGCGCTCTCCGACCCGGAGGTGCGCCGCCGCGCGGTGGACCTGGCCGCCTCGCGCGGGCCGCAGCAGGTGCAGTTCACCATGCGGCTGCTCGACGATCCACCGAGCGTCAGGGCCTGGCTGAGGCGGTTCCTGGAGGACTGTGACGAGGCCTTCTTCGCCGAGGCCTGGTCCCGCCTGCGCCACCAGCTCGCGGCGGACGGCCGACACAAGACGGACCTGCTCCGGCACAAGAACCTGGCCGCGGCGCTGGCCTCCGTGTCCCCCGCGCTGGCGCTGGACGAGGCGGCCGGGCGGCTCACCGTCGACAAACTGTCCGAGGGCCGCACGGTCACCGCGGACGGCGGCCTCCTGCTCGTGCCCACCAGTCTCGGCTGGCCGCATCTGCTGGTGCTGCACCGATACCGATGGCAGCCGGTGCTGCACTACCCGATCAGCTCGCCCGAGCTCGCCGCCCCGCCCTCGGTCGAGCAGCTGACCCTGCGGATGACCGCGCTCTCCCACCCGGTCCGGATGCGGATCTGCCGCCACCTGGCCCGCAGTGCGTACACCACGGGCGAGCTGGCGCAGGTGCACGGGATGAGCGCTCCCGAGATATCCCGGCACCTGAGCGTGCTCAAGAAGGCGGGCTTGATCACCACGCGGCGCCGGGGCCGGTATGTACTGCACCAACTGGACGTCACTGTGGTGGCCCGGCTGGGGAGCGACTTCTTGGAGGGGATCCTGCGCTGA
- a CDS encoding AAA family ATPase, which translates to MLLWINGPFGGGKTQTAHEIQRRLPGSVVCDPEHAGFGLRRMLPPELRGDFQDLRSWRQGVVEVLDLALSKQDGVVIAPMTVTNPLYFEETVGRLRELGHDVRHFALLAERETVLKRLRERGFGHLLQYVAGKDAPLRRESWAVQQLDHCLERLREPEFAEHLWTDHTTVAKTADRIAVLAGLTLTPNRDGVLRGRLRRAWTSARHIRFD; encoded by the coding sequence ATGCTCCTGTGGATCAACGGCCCCTTCGGGGGCGGCAAGACACAGACCGCACACGAGATCCAGCGACGGCTGCCCGGCAGCGTCGTCTGCGACCCGGAACACGCCGGTTTCGGTCTGCGCCGGATGCTGCCGCCCGAACTGCGCGGTGACTTCCAGGACTTGAGGTCCTGGCGGCAGGGCGTGGTCGAGGTGCTCGACCTCGCCCTCAGCAAGCAGGACGGTGTCGTGATCGCCCCCATGACGGTCACGAACCCCCTCTACTTCGAGGAGACCGTCGGGCGGCTGCGCGAACTGGGCCACGACGTACGCCACTTCGCGCTCCTCGCCGAACGCGAGACCGTACTGAAGCGGCTGCGCGAGCGCGGCTTCGGGCACCTCCTCCAGTACGTCGCCGGCAAGGACGCCCCGCTGCGCCGCGAGAGTTGGGCCGTGCAGCAGCTCGACCACTGCCTGGAGCGGCTGCGCGAGCCGGAGTTCGCCGAACACCTGTGGACCGACCACACGACGGTCGCCAAGACGGCGGACCGGATCGCGGTCCTGGCGGGCCTCACCCTCACACCGAACCGGGACGGGGTGCTGCGGGGGCGGCTGCGCCGGGCGTGGACGAGCGCGCGGCACATCAGGTTCGACTGA
- a CDS encoding response regulator transcription factor has translation MAIRVMLVDDQVLLRTGFRMVLDAQPDMEVVAEAGDGVEALQVLRATEVDVVLMDVRMPKLDGVETTRRICSDPNPPKVLILTTFDLDEYAFSGLKAGASGFMLKDVPPAELLTAIRSVHSGDAVVAPSTTRRLLDRFAPLLPHAGQEPQHKELERLTGREREVMILVAQGLSNGEIAARLVLSEATVKTHVGRILTKLGLRDRVQVVVLAYETGLVRAGGHG, from the coding sequence ATGGCGATCCGCGTGATGCTCGTCGACGACCAGGTGCTGCTGCGCACCGGTTTCCGGATGGTGCTCGACGCCCAGCCGGACATGGAGGTCGTGGCCGAGGCGGGCGACGGCGTGGAGGCCCTCCAGGTGCTGCGTGCGACCGAGGTCGACGTCGTGCTGATGGACGTACGCATGCCGAAGCTGGACGGCGTCGAGACGACCCGCCGCATCTGCTCGGACCCCAACCCGCCCAAGGTGCTGATCCTCACCACCTTCGACCTCGACGAGTACGCCTTCTCCGGGCTGAAGGCCGGCGCCTCCGGCTTCATGCTCAAGGACGTGCCGCCCGCCGAACTCCTCACGGCCATCCGCTCCGTGCACAGCGGCGACGCCGTGGTCGCGCCGTCCACCACCCGGCGCCTGCTCGACCGGTTCGCGCCGCTGCTGCCGCACGCCGGCCAGGAGCCCCAGCACAAGGAGCTGGAGCGGCTCACCGGCCGCGAGCGCGAGGTCATGATCCTGGTCGCGCAGGGCCTTTCCAACGGGGAGATCGCGGCCCGCCTCGTGCTCTCCGAGGCGACCGTGAAGACGCATGTGGGCCGCATCCTGACGAAGCTGGGGCTGCGCGACCGGGTCCAGGTGGTCGTCCTCGCGTACGAGACGGGGCTGGTGCGGGCGGGCGGGCACGGCTGA